The DNA region TGAATCATATGAACGATTGTGCCAATCCGAGGGAATTGCAGGTGAGACTTTAGATGGAAACGATAAGCTTATCATACCCTTTAACCGAACAATTTATTGCAACGTGCGCGAGGCCGCAGGTGCTGGCCATCGGCCAGTTTGACGGCCTCCATCTAGGGCACGCCAGCGTGATTGAGACGGCCGTCAAGCTGGCGGCCGAGCTTGGTCTGCCCGCATCCGTCATGACTTTTCACCCTCACCCGAAGGAAGTCATGAAAAAAGGCGATTACGACGGATATTTGACTCCGCCCCGGGAGAAGGAACGCCTCCTTCGCAGCATGGGCGTGGATTTTGTATATATTGTCGAGTTTAACGACTCGTTCTCGCGGGTGAGCCCGCAAAATTTCGTCACCGGCATTTTGGTTCCCCTGCAGGTGCACACCGCTGTGGTCGGGTTTGACTTCCGCTACGGCTACCGGGGAGAAGGGCACGCCGGAATGCTGCGCGAGCTGAGCGATAACGTCCTGGACGTAAGCACGGTTCCGCCGTTCCTGATCGACGGCGAGAAGGTGAGCAGTTCGGGCATCCGTAAAGCGCTCCAGGAAGGCGACATCCGCTTGGCCAACCGCTGGCTCGGACGAAGCTATTCGCTGAAGGGCGCGGTCATGCACGGGGAAAAGCGGGGGAGATTGCTCGGCTTTCCCACAGCCAACCTGAAGCTCACCGAGCATTATGTGATCCCTGCGAGCGGCGTTTACGCCGTGCGTGCGCATCACGGCGGCCACTCCTACGAAGGCGTGATGAACGTTGGGGTCAAGCCGACCTTTCACAACGATGCGACCGTCCCCTCGTTCGAGGTTCATCTGTTTGACTTTTCCGGAGAAATATATGATGAAAGCCTGTCCGTCGAAGTGGTTCATTTCCTCCGCGAGGAACGCAAATTCGGCTCGATCGATGAGCTGATCGCGCAAATAACCAAGGATGCCGAAACCGCCAAAAGCTTGCTGAAAGCGGAAAAAGCGTAAACGGGAAAGCGGCATTTACTTTTATCCGGGTTGTATGGTATACTGATCTACGTTGTTATGCCCATGGGTTTTCTTTCCGGGCGTCAACTATAACCTTGGCTTGGTTGTGCGGTTTCACCGCCGGCGACGAGGCTAACGGCGATTGAGGAAAAGGAGGTGAACAGGATGGCATTGACTCAAGAACGTAAGCAACAATTGATCGAAGAGCACAAAACTCATGAGTCCGATACCGGATCCCCAGAGGTGCAAATTGCTATCCTTACGGAGAACATTACGAACTTGACGGAACATTTGCGCACGCACAAGAAAGACCATCATTCCCGTCGCGGTCTTTTGAAAATGGTCGGTCAACGCCGTAAGCTGCTGGCTTACTTGAAGAACAAAGACGTGAAGCGTTACTCCGCATTGATCGAAAAACTCGGATTGCGTCGTTAATTTGACATCTTTACGAAAAAGCAGCCTGGTTGCCGTCGGACGCTTTCAAGCGAACGATGTGCCGCCGGGTTGCTTTTTACAAATGAACGGGTATTTCGGCGGTGTTTTGAATAGCGTAAACGAAAGGCTCCGTCAGGAGCTTTTGTTGTGAAGGGACAAGTTCATTGCTCCTTAATGATTTAAGATAAAGCAGGAAATAATGAACTTTGTACCGAACTTTTAATGTGATAAGGAGGGATTACATGGAGAATCATGTGAAAATGGATCTGGGGGGAAGACCTCTTATCCTCGAAACGGGCCGATTGGCCAAGCAAGCCAACGCAGCGGTCATGGTGCGTTATGGGGATACGGCTGTGCTGTGCACGGTAACGGCCTCCTCGGAACCGAAGGACCTGGACTTTTTTCCGCTTACGGTCAATTATGAAGAAAAGCTGTATGCGGTCGGTAAAATTCCCGGCGGCTTCATTAAACGCGAGGGCCGTCCCAGCGAAAAGGCCATTTTGGCCAG from Paenibacillus macerans includes:
- a CDS encoding bifunctional riboflavin kinase/FAD synthetase, whose translation is METISLSYPLTEQFIATCARPQVLAIGQFDGLHLGHASVIETAVKLAAELGLPASVMTFHPHPKEVMKKGDYDGYLTPPREKERLLRSMGVDFVYIVEFNDSFSRVSPQNFVTGILVPLQVHTAVVGFDFRYGYRGEGHAGMLRELSDNVLDVSTVPPFLIDGEKVSSSGIRKALQEGDIRLANRWLGRSYSLKGAVMHGEKRGRLLGFPTANLKLTEHYVIPASGVYAVRAHHGGHSYEGVMNVGVKPTFHNDATVPSFEVHLFDFSGEIYDESLSVEVVHFLREERKFGSIDELIAQITKDAETAKSLLKAEKA
- the rpsO gene encoding 30S ribosomal protein S15 codes for the protein MALTQERKQQLIEEHKTHESDTGSPEVQIAILTENITNLTEHLRTHKKDHHSRRGLLKMVGQRRKLLAYLKNKDVKRYSALIEKLGLRR